Proteins co-encoded in one Grus americana isolate bGruAme1 chromosome 12, bGruAme1.mat, whole genome shotgun sequence genomic window:
- the F8 gene encoding coagulation factor VIII isoform X11, which translates to MERNCRPPCRIQQDNPDFKRNHSFHAINGYVSDTLPGLVMAQQQRVRWHLLNMGSIEDIHSIHFHGQLFSIRTSQEYRMGVYNLYPGVFATVEMWPSHAGIWRVECKVGEHQQAGMSALFLVYNLNCRNALGLASGHIADSQITASGQYGQWAPYLARLDNTGSINAWSTDRNGWIQVDLLHLMIIHGIKTQGARQKFSSLYISQFVVFYSLDGQSWRKYKGNATSTQMLFFANVDATGVKENHFNPPIIARYIRINPTHYSIRTTLRMELIGCDLNSCSMPLGMENRRIPDQRISASSYSTNVFSSWSPSQARLNLQGRTNAWRPKSNSPSEWLQVDFEVTKKVTAIITQGAKAVFTHMFVKEFAVSSSQNGMHWSPVLQDGKEKIFKANQDHTSTVINTLERPLFARYVRIHPHQWHNHIALRIEFLGCDTQQEY; encoded by the exons ATGGAGAGGAACTGCCGCCCTCCCTGCCGCATCCAGCAAGACAACCCTGACTTTAAGAGAAACCATTCCTTCCATG CCATCAATGGCTACGTGAGTGACACACTGCCTGGGCTGGTGATGGCTCAGCAACAACGGGTCCGATGGCACCTCCTGAACATGGGCAGCATTGAGGATATTCACTCCATCCACTTTCACGGGCAGCTGTTCAGCATCAGGACTAGCCAGGAGTATCGCATGGGAGTCTACAACCTTTATCCTG GTGTTTTTGCAACGGTGGAGATGTGGCCCTCACATGCCGGGATCTGGCGGGTAGAGTGCAAAGTGGGAGAGCACCAGCAAGCTGGCATGAGTGCTCTCTTCCTCGTGTACAATCTGA ACTGCCGAAACGCCCTTGGCCTGGCCTCAGGCCACATTGCAGACTCTCAGATTACAGCATCGGGGCAGTATG GGCAGTGGGCTCCTTACCTGGCCAGGCTGGATAACACCGGCTCCATCAATGCTTGGAGCACCGACCGCAATGGCTGGATCCAG GTGGACCTTTTACATCTCATGATTATTCATGGCATAAAAACCCAAGGGGCCCGACAAAAGTTCTCCAGCCTTTACATCTCCCAGTTTGTTGTCTTCTACAGCCTTGATGGGCAATCGTGGCGGAAATATAAGGGGAATGCCACCAGCACCCAGATG TTGTTCTTTGCAAATGTGGATGCAACcggagtgaaagaaaatcacttcAACCCTCCGATCATAGCCCGATACATCCGCATTAACCCCACTCACTACAGCATCCGGACCACACTGCGCATGGAGCTCATCGGCTGCGATCTGAACA GCTGCTCCATGCCTCTAGGAATGGAGAACAGAAGGATCCCTGACCAGCGCATCTCCGCGTCCTCCTACAGCACCAATGTTTTCTCCAGCTGGTCACCCTCCCAGGCCCGCCTGAACCTGCAGGGAAGGACCAACGCATGGAGGCCAAAG aGCAACAGCCCCAGCGAGTGGTTGCAGGTGGACTTCGAAGTAACCAAGAAGGTGACTGCAATCATAACCCAAGGCGCCAAAGCTGTCTTCACTCATATGTTTGTGAAGGAGTTTGCTGTCTCCAGCAGCCAGAATGGCATGCACTGGAGCCCAGTCCTGCAGGATGGCAAGGAGAAG aTTTTCAAGGCAAATCAAGACCACACCAGCACAGTGATAAATACGCTGGAGCGCCCCCTCTTTGCCCGCTATGTGAGGATACACCCCCACCAGTGGCACAACCACATTGCCCTGCGGATAGAGTTCCTTGGCTGCGATACTCAGCAGGAGTACTGA
- the F8 gene encoding coagulation factor VIII isoform X9, with the protein MLFAVFDEGKSWYSEPGSLAAPQPLPHNKTELHTINGYINGSLPGLTLCLKKQVHWHVIGLGTGPEVHSIFFEAHTFLVRGHRLSSLEISPATYLTAQTMPARAGWFRMFCQILSHQQAGMEAIVKVEECLEERLMKMGKLSDKPEDMDYPEEDEETYHVIHVRSFAKDKPVTWTHYIAAEEMDWDYAPVKPVFLDRNITRLFLEAGPQRIGSKYKKVMFVEYEDATFKKRKESDQLDKGILGPVIKGEVGDQFKIVFRNLASRPYNIYPHGLTSVRPYHTMKPSQDKDVKDIPVAPGQSFTYSWRVTTEDGPTQADPRCLTRFYYSSIDPVRDTASGLIGPLLICFKKSMDKRGNQIMSDKTRLVLFSIFDENRSWYLEENIRRFCTDATHVDTRDPQFYASNMMHTINGFVFDNLQPKLCLHEVVYWYVLSVGAQTDFLSIFFSGNTFKRNMVFEDMLTLFPFSGETVFMSLEKPGIWTLGCLNPDFRDRGMRAKFTVLQCQHEQYPDGEDYVDFDEEDGTFDFQPRGFSKRKRWHGTCVNKQLNNITSSRNETGKPRLCLTEPSHGALLSDGWISDPPSNGTTTLLGTSPHPPDISMPSLPETNYEPVSYESLLDDEEELSKIISQEEGFGALTPGEHLASVSGSVHDTVSSEGQQWLHQSPPAPEDALAGKKMTKISEVQEPVKRMMVQSGGTLEILEAEPQKTTIHATSLWDSIAYAASKPTLQENRISFNQNDLEHNLGLQDVSSQDAEDKLVREADKISLNLYKSKETISTEPALSTDHNSSSTLDNPSASSDETEDNRISHAVVHSQTRESNYSSNELDTKLEKRPHKVVLQGFYESFEGKNVSFSDLGPSKPVQEKFLTDETNFLPGKSGTEQEASELAKGTRLLETTVAHTNDLESSRYIMMEERDELILEAVFQGATSTKELPEMDSLAIPESSVMANDTRQFPDAFLNSPEQFLRHRAPAWSMSGPDWRPRQAMSLERRGLMHGQGLPNTSWPGSSEPLSVGNIAEQDLASQTPETAVNKKAPKVCGPHSPFCSARFKKRSLISSDTLPEVMVAQQSLEEKSNIVEGRLHLDGDAPQALIGDSADEMHPEGRPGIDGGVWISSDGAQRKRRSFPTWGALGSKVAMAASRSETQAAAVPADLASNWDPVSLGAAGHARGLQSPALAKLQLGRGVVWGAPSKKTEGRSQMEEETNSVDQLSQFSPQPQQLKTNATEDYVPESTPEQSPEEIPMKPASKENYSLSPSSPPRNHRTTKKTAKYVQASPAGWQMLSGEDVLRETGKREGQGLGEPKEDGESNSTARKRNHAPGHRERLALNNGTHSIPSRPKADKLDYDEYGDTEQTMEDFDIYGEEEHDPRSFQGEVRQYFIAAVEVMWEYSNQRPQHFLKATRSGRRKPFRQYRKVVFREYMDDSFTQPLLRGELDEHLGILGPYIRAEVEDVIMVTFKNLALRPFSFHSTLQAYEETQGTTPGREVVQPGELRKYSWKVLPQMAPTTQEFDCKAWAYFSNVDLEKDLHSGLIGPLIICRRGVLSFVFRRQLAVQEFSLLFTIFDETKSWYFLENMERNCRPPCRIQQDNPDFKRNHSFHAINGYVSDTLPGLVMAQQQRVRWHLLNMGSIEDIHSIHFHGQLFSIRTSQEYRMGVYNLYPGVFATVEMWPSHAGIWRVECKVGEHQQAGMSALFLVYNLNCRNALGLASGHIADSQITASGQYGQWAPYLARLDNTGSINAWSTDRNGWIQVDLLHLMIIHGIKTQGARQKFSSLYISQFVVFYSLDGQSWRKYKGNATSTQMLFFANVDATGVKENHFNPPIIARYIRINPTHYSIRTTLRMELIGCDLNSCSMPLGMENRRIPDQRISASSYSTNVFSSWSPSQARLNLQGRTNAWRPKSNSPSEWLQVDFEVTKKVTAIITQGAKAVFTHMFVKEFAVSSSQNGMHWSPVLQDGKEKIFKANQDHTSTVINTLERPLFARYVRIHPHQWHNHIALRIEFLGCDTQQEY; encoded by the exons ATGCTCTTCGCAGTGTTTGATGAAG GGAAAAGCTGGTACTCTGAGCCTGGCTCCCTTGCAGCTCCTCAACCCCTGCCTCACAACAAGACTGAGCTGCACACCATCAATGGCTACATCAATGGCTCACTGCCTG GTCTCACACTGTGCCTCAAGAAGCAGGTCCACTGGCATGTGATCGGGTTGGGCACTGGGCCAGAAGTCCATTCCATCTTCTTTGAAGCCCACACATTCCTGGTGAGAGGCCACCGTCTCAGCAGCCTAGAAATCTCCCCTGCCACATATCTCACAGCCCAGACCATGCCAGCAAGAGCTGGCTGGTTTCGGATGTTCTGCCAGATACTGTCCCATCAGCAAG CTGGCATGGAGGCCATTGTGAAGGTGGAGGAGTGTCTGGAGGAGCGCCTGATGAAGATGGGGAAGCTGTCAGACAAGCCAGAGGACATGGATTATCCTGAAGAAGATGAGGAAACTTATCATGTGATTCACGTGCGCTCTTTTGCCAAAGACAAGCCTGTGACGTGGACTCACTATATCGCGGCTGAGGAAATGGACTGGGACTATGCCCCTGTGAAGCCAGTGTTTCTGGACAG AAACATCACGCGCCTGTTCCTGGAGGCTGGCCCTCAGCGGATTGGTTCAAAGTATAAGAAAGTGATGTTTGTGGAGTATGAGGATGCAACCTTCAAGAAGCGCAAGGAGTCTGATCAACTGGACAAGGGAATTCTGGGACCTGTCATtaagggagaggttggagaTCAGTTTAAG ATCGTGTTCAGGAACCTGGCAAGCCGACCATACAACATCTACCCTCATGGCCTCACCAGTGTAAGGCCATACCACACCATGAAGCCCTCCCAAG ATAAGGACGTGAAGGACATTCCTGTTGCCCCTGGCCAGTCATTCACCTACAGCTGGAGAGTCACCACTGAGGATGGGCCAACACAGGCAGATCCTCGCTGCCTCACCCGTTTCTACTACAGCTCCATTGACCCAGTCCGAGACACGGCCTCAGGCCTGATTGGGCCCCTCCTGATCTGCTTTAAGAAGTCCATGGATAAGAGGGGAAATCAG ATAATGTCAGACAAAACCAGGTTGGTGCTGTTTTCGATCTTTGATGAGAACCGCAGCTGGTACCTGGAGGAGAACATCAGGCGGTTTTGCACTGACGCAACCCATGTGGATACGCGGGACCCCCAGTTTTATGCCTCCAACATGATGCACA CTATTAACGGTTTTGTGTTTGACAACCTCCAACCAAAACTCTGCCTGCATGAAGTTGTATACTGGTATGTCCTGAGTGTTGGGGCCCAAACAGATTTCCTTTCCATCTTCTTCTCTGGAAACACATTCAAGCGCAACATGGTCTTTGAGGACATGCTTAcccttttcccattttctggAGAAACAGTCTTCATGAGTTTGGAAAAGCCAG GCATCTGGACACTGGGGTGCCTGAATCCTGATTTCAGAGACCGAGGGATGCGTGCCAAGTTCACAGTTTTGCAGTGCCAGCATGAGCAATATCCTGATGGGGAAGATTATGTGGATTTCGATGAGGAGGATGGCACCTTTGACTTCCAACCCAGGGGCTTCTCTAAAAGAAAGAGATGGCACGGGACATGTGTGAATAAGCAACTGAACAACATCACCTCTTCCAGAAATGAGACAGGGAAGCCAAGATTGTGCTTGACAGAACCCAGCCATGGGGCCCTCCTGAGTGATGGCTGGATTTCTGATCCCCCTTCCAATGGCACAACAACACTTTTAGGAACAAGCCCACATCCACCTGATATTTCCATGCCTTCTCTGCCAGAGACAAACTATGAGCCAGTGTCCTATGAATCATTACTGGATGATGAAGAAGAATTGTCAAAAATCATCAGCCAGGAAGAAGGGTTTGGAGCTCTCACACCTGGAGAACACTTGGCAAGTGTCAGTGGAAGTGTCCATGATACTGTGAGCTCAGAAGGTCAGCAATGGCTGCACCAATCCCCACCAGCTCCAGAAGATGCTCTGGCAGGaaagaagatgacaaaaatctcagaGGTGCAGGAACCAGTAAAAAGGATGATGGTCCAGTCTGGTGGTACATTAGAGATCCTGGAAGCAGAGCCTCAAAAGACAACTATTCATGCAACAAGCTTGTGGGACTCAATTGCTTATGCTGCTAGCAAACCTACTCTTCAAGAGAACAGGATCTCATTTAATCAGAATGACCTGGAGCACAATCTGGGACTTCAAGACGTGTCTTCACAGGATGCTGAGGACAAGTTGGTAAGAGAAGCTGATAAAATATCCTTAAATCTATACAAGTCAAAGGAGACAATCAGTACAGAACCGGCTTTAAGCACTGATCATAACTCTTCCTCCACACTGGACAATCCTTCTGCATCTTCAGATGAGACAGAAGACAACAGGATTTCTCATGCTGTGGTTCACAGTCAGACCAGAGAAAGCAATTATTCATCAAATGAGCTAGATactaaactggaaaaaagacCTCACAAAGTGGTTTTGCAAGGCTTTTATGAATCTTTTGAAGGGAAGAATGTTTCTTTCTCAGACCTGGGACCCAGCAAACCCGTACAAGAAAAATTCCTCACAGATGAGACTAACTTCTTGCCTGGAAAAAGTGGCACAGAACAAGAAGCCAGTGAACTTGCCAAAGGCACACGCCTTCTAGAAACTACCGTTGCACATACCAATGACCTTGAGTCTTCCAGATATATAATGATGGAAGAGAGGGATGAATTAATCTTGGAGGCAGTGTTTCAGGGTGCTACATCCACTAAGGAATTGCCAGAGATGGACAGTCTTGCCATTCCTGAATCAAGCGTCATGGCCAATGACACAAGGCAGTTCCCAGATGCTTTCTTAAACAGCCCTGAGCAGTTTCTGAGACACAGAGCTCCAGCCTGGAGCATGAGTGGCCCTGACTGGAGGCCTCGACAAGCCATGTCACTGGAGAGAAGAGGCTTGATGCATGGTCAGGGTCTTCCCAACACCAGTTGGCCTGGCAGCAGTGAGCCCCTCTCTGTGGGTAACATAGCAGAGCAGGATCTGGCCAGCCAGACCCCTGAGACAGCAGTAAATAAGAAAGCCCCAAAGGTGTGTGGACCTCATTCCCCTTTTTGCAGTGCTCGCTTCAAAAAGAGGTCCCTGATATCAAGCGACACTTTGCCTGAGGTGATGGTAGCCCAGCAAAGcctggaagaaaaatcaaacatcGTTGAGGGAAGACTACACCTGGACGGGGATGCTCCACAGGCTCTAATAGGAGATAGtgctgatgagatgcatcctgAGGGGAGGCCAGGCATAGATGGGGGTGTATGGATCAGCAGTGACGGGGCCCAGCGCAAAAGACGCTCCTTCCCCACatggggagcactgggaagcAAGGTGGCAATGGCAGCAAGCAGGTCAGAAAcgcaggctgctgctgtgcctgcagaCCTGGCCTCAAACTGGGACCCAGTCTCTCTGGGGGCAGCAGGACATGCTCGGGGCTTGCAGAGCCCAGCTCTGGCTAAGCTGCAGCTAGGCAGAGGTGTTGTGTGGGGGGCTCCCAGCAAGAAAACTGAGGGGAGAAGCCAGATGGAAGAGGAGACAAACTCTGTGGATCAGCTGAGTCAGTTCAGTCCTCAGCCTCAGCAGCTCAAGACAAATGCCACAGAGGACTACGTGCCCGAGAGCACACCTGAGCAAAGCCCAGAAGAAATCCCTATGAAACCAGCCTCCAAAGAGAACTATTCCCTCTCTCCAAGCAGCCCCCCTCGCAACCACCGCACTACCAAAAAAACAGCCAAGTACGTGCAAGCTAGTCCAGCTGGATGGCAGATGCTCAGTGGGGAAGATGTCCTCAGAGAAACTGGGAAGAGAGAGGGCCAGGGCCTAGGAGAGCCCAAGGAGGATGGGGAAAGCAACAGCACAGCTAGGAAGAGGAACCATGCCCCAGGACATAGGGAGAGACTGGCTCTGAACAATGGGACCCATTCCATCCCCTCAAGGCCAAAGGCTGACAAGCTGGACTACGATGAGTATGGTGACACAGAGCAGACCATGGAGGATTTTGACATCTACGGGGAAGAGGAGCATGACCCACGCTCCTTCCAGGGGGAGGTACGGCAATACTTCATTGCAGCAGTGGAGGTGATGTGGGAATACAGCAACCAGAGACCCCAGCACTTCCTAAAAGCCAC CAGGAGCGGCAGGAGGAAGCCTTTCCGGCAGTACCGCAAGGTGGTTTTCCGAGAATACATGGACGATTCCTTCACGCAGCCGCTGCTGCGGGGAGAGCTGGACGAGCACTTGGGCATCCTTGGGCCATACATCAGGGCAGAAGTTGAAGATGTCATCATG GTTACATTCAAGAACCTGGCCTTGCGGCCCTTCTCCTTCCATTCCACGCTGCAAGCTTATGAGGAGACGCAGGGCACAACACCGGGTAGAGAGGTAGTGCAGCCCGGTGAGCTCCGGAAGTACTCCTGGAAAGTCCTGCCCCAGATGGCACCCACCACACAGGAGTTTGACTGCAAAGCCTGGGCTTACTTCTCCAACGTGGACCTG GAAAAGGACCTGCACTCAGGCCTCATTGGGCCACTGATCATCTGCCGCCGTGGGGTGCTGAGCTTTGTTTTCAGGCGGCAGCTGGCTGTACAGGAGTTCTCCCTGCTCTTCACTATCTTTGATGAGACCAAAAGCTGGTACTTCCTGGAGAACATGGAGAGGAACTGCCGCCCTCCCTGCCGCATCCAGCAAGACAACCCTGACTTTAAGAGAAACCATTCCTTCCATG CCATCAATGGCTACGTGAGTGACACACTGCCTGGGCTGGTGATGGCTCAGCAACAACGGGTCCGATGGCACCTCCTGAACATGGGCAGCATTGAGGATATTCACTCCATCCACTTTCACGGGCAGCTGTTCAGCATCAGGACTAGCCAGGAGTATCGCATGGGAGTCTACAACCTTTATCCTG GTGTTTTTGCAACGGTGGAGATGTGGCCCTCACATGCCGGGATCTGGCGGGTAGAGTGCAAAGTGGGAGAGCACCAGCAAGCTGGCATGAGTGCTCTCTTCCTCGTGTACAATCTGA ACTGCCGAAACGCCCTTGGCCTGGCCTCAGGCCACATTGCAGACTCTCAGATTACAGCATCGGGGCAGTATG GGCAGTGGGCTCCTTACCTGGCCAGGCTGGATAACACCGGCTCCATCAATGCTTGGAGCACCGACCGCAATGGCTGGATCCAG GTGGACCTTTTACATCTCATGATTATTCATGGCATAAAAACCCAAGGGGCCCGACAAAAGTTCTCCAGCCTTTACATCTCCCAGTTTGTTGTCTTCTACAGCCTTGATGGGCAATCGTGGCGGAAATATAAGGGGAATGCCACCAGCACCCAGATG TTGTTCTTTGCAAATGTGGATGCAACcggagtgaaagaaaatcacttcAACCCTCCGATCATAGCCCGATACATCCGCATTAACCCCACTCACTACAGCATCCGGACCACACTGCGCATGGAGCTCATCGGCTGCGATCTGAACA GCTGCTCCATGCCTCTAGGAATGGAGAACAGAAGGATCCCTGACCAGCGCATCTCCGCGTCCTCCTACAGCACCAATGTTTTCTCCAGCTGGTCACCCTCCCAGGCCCGCCTGAACCTGCAGGGAAGGACCAACGCATGGAGGCCAAAG aGCAACAGCCCCAGCGAGTGGTTGCAGGTGGACTTCGAAGTAACCAAGAAGGTGACTGCAATCATAACCCAAGGCGCCAAAGCTGTCTTCACTCATATGTTTGTGAAGGAGTTTGCTGTCTCCAGCAGCCAGAATGGCATGCACTGGAGCCCAGTCCTGCAGGATGGCAAGGAGAAG aTTTTCAAGGCAAATCAAGACCACACCAGCACAGTGATAAATACGCTGGAGCGCCCCCTCTTTGCCCGCTATGTGAGGATACACCCCCACCAGTGGCACAACCACATTGCCCTGCGGATAGAGTTCCTTGGCTGCGATACTCAGCAGGAGTACTGA
- the F8 gene encoding coagulation factor VIII isoform X12: MVDLLHLMIIHGIKTQGARQKFSSLYISQFVVFYSLDGQSWRKYKGNATSTQMLFFANVDATGVKENHFNPPIIARYIRINPTHYSIRTTLRMELIGCDLNSCSMPLGMENRRIPDQRISASSYSTNVFSSWSPSQARLNLQGRTNAWRPKSNSPSEWLQVDFEVTKKVTAIITQGAKAVFTHMFVKEFAVSSSQNGMHWSPVLQDGKEKIFKANQDHTSTVINTLERPLFARYVRIHPHQWHNHIALRIEFLGCDTQQEY; the protein is encoded by the exons ATG GTGGACCTTTTACATCTCATGATTATTCATGGCATAAAAACCCAAGGGGCCCGACAAAAGTTCTCCAGCCTTTACATCTCCCAGTTTGTTGTCTTCTACAGCCTTGATGGGCAATCGTGGCGGAAATATAAGGGGAATGCCACCAGCACCCAGATG TTGTTCTTTGCAAATGTGGATGCAACcggagtgaaagaaaatcacttcAACCCTCCGATCATAGCCCGATACATCCGCATTAACCCCACTCACTACAGCATCCGGACCACACTGCGCATGGAGCTCATCGGCTGCGATCTGAACA GCTGCTCCATGCCTCTAGGAATGGAGAACAGAAGGATCCCTGACCAGCGCATCTCCGCGTCCTCCTACAGCACCAATGTTTTCTCCAGCTGGTCACCCTCCCAGGCCCGCCTGAACCTGCAGGGAAGGACCAACGCATGGAGGCCAAAG aGCAACAGCCCCAGCGAGTGGTTGCAGGTGGACTTCGAAGTAACCAAGAAGGTGACTGCAATCATAACCCAAGGCGCCAAAGCTGTCTTCACTCATATGTTTGTGAAGGAGTTTGCTGTCTCCAGCAGCCAGAATGGCATGCACTGGAGCCCAGTCCTGCAGGATGGCAAGGAGAAG aTTTTCAAGGCAAATCAAGACCACACCAGCACAGTGATAAATACGCTGGAGCGCCCCCTCTTTGCCCGCTATGTGAGGATACACCCCCACCAGTGGCACAACCACATTGCCCTGCGGATAGAGTTCCTTGGCTGCGATACTCAGCAGGAGTACTGA